In Selenomonas sp. TAMA-11512, a genomic segment contains:
- a CDS encoding methionine synthase, with protein MPIYNTSLLTVDTKECRRYAGLMKADFDESVIEDACMEAQLLAAPKGVYEIYDYDAANQTVLCEPPFKLEGRLVAKHLREAEKVILMAVTVGDDIEDHVTKYFEEGRYAYSVILDAAATTAVEQVADGLEKAVAPKIKKMGYKTRWRFSPGYGDWPLTCQPEMVRVSSAESIGVHLSDALMLMPRKSVTAIIGLVPESAPDIPAAEAPTMVHPAQGCAGCNMKKTCASSRER; from the coding sequence ATGCCGATATACAATACGTCCCTGCTGACCGTTGACACGAAAGAGTGCCGGCGCTATGCGGGGCTGATGAAAGCGGACTTTGACGAAAGCGTCATTGAAGATGCCTGCATGGAGGCGCAGCTCCTTGCCGCGCCGAAGGGCGTCTACGAAATCTACGACTACGATGCAGCGAATCAAACCGTCCTGTGCGAGCCTCCATTCAAGCTTGAAGGGCGGCTGGTCGCGAAGCATCTTCGCGAGGCGGAGAAGGTCATTCTCATGGCGGTCACCGTCGGCGACGATATTGAAGACCATGTGACGAAGTACTTCGAGGAGGGCCGCTACGCCTACTCGGTCATTCTGGACGCGGCGGCAACGACGGCTGTCGAGCAGGTCGCCGACGGACTGGAAAAAGCCGTCGCGCCGAAGATCAAGAAAATGGGGTATAAGACGCGATGGCGTTTCAGTCCGGGCTATGGCGACTGGCCCCTGACCTGCCAGCCGGAGATGGTGCGCGTATCGAGCGCGGAGAGCATCGGCGTCCATCTGTCCGATGCGTTGATGCTGATGCCGCGCAAGTCGGTCACGGCGATCATCGGGCTCGTACCGGAGTCCGCCCCCGACATACCGGCGGCGGAAGCGCCGACGATGGTGCACCCGGCACAGGGATGCGCCGGATGCAATATGAAGAAGACCTGCGCTTCGAGCAGGGAAAGATAG
- a CDS encoding AAA family ATPase yields MLLEETVGKIIAIANQKGGVGKTTTSVNLAACLGKEKKKVLLIDADPQGNATSGYGINKTELSNSIYQILIDRLHVNEIILHTEYGVDVLPSNIELAGAEVELVHEVSRETRLKEALAPIRDAYDFILIDCPPSLGLVTLNALTAADRVLMPIQCEFYALEGLAQLMNTLELVQQNLNPELEIEGILLTMYDGRLNLSVQVVEEVRSHFADKVYDTVIPRTVRLAEAPSYGQPIIFYDPSCRGSEIYSALAKEVIKRAR; encoded by the coding sequence ATGCTTTTGGAGGAAACCGTGGGCAAAATCATCGCTATCGCCAACCAAAAAGGCGGGGTGGGCAAGACAACGACCTCTGTCAATCTTGCCGCCTGTCTCGGCAAAGAAAAGAAAAAGGTGCTGCTCATCGACGCCGACCCGCAGGGCAATGCAACGAGCGGCTACGGCATCAATAAGACAGAGCTATCTAATAGTATATATCAAATCCTTATTGACCGTCTACACGTAAATGAAATAATTCTGCACACCGAATACGGCGTGGACGTTCTGCCGTCGAATATCGAGCTCGCCGGCGCAGAGGTCGAACTCGTTCATGAGGTTTCACGTGAAACACGTCTTAAGGAAGCGCTCGCTCCTATTCGGGACGCGTATGACTTCATCCTCATTGACTGCCCCCCCTCTCTCGGTCTCGTGACCCTCAACGCGCTCACGGCAGCCGACCGCGTACTCATGCCCATTCAGTGCGAGTTCTATGCGCTCGAGGGCCTTGCCCAGCTCATGAACACGCTCGAGCTCGTGCAGCAGAATCTGAACCCGGAGCTGGAAATCGAAGGCATCCTGCTCACGATGTACGACGGCAGGCTCAATCTCTCCGTGCAGGTCGTCGAAGAAGTGCGAAGTCACTTTGCCGACAAGGTTTACGATACCGTCATCCCGCGCACGGTTCGCCTCGCCGAGGCGCCTTCCTACGGCCAGCCCATCATTTTCTACGATCCGAGCTGCCGCGGCTCCGAAATCTATTCTGCCCTTGCTAAGGAGGTAATCAAGCGTGCCCGTTAA
- a CDS encoding ParB/RepB/Spo0J family partition protein has translation MPVKKKKALGKGLGALGLGTGTTSGTSAAPKKPESAAAKSAVRQEKSAQADNAVVVAGEIVQQLPVEKIRANRYQPRRDFDERSMDELKESIEQHGILQPVLVRMLPGKTGYEIIAGERRFRAAKLAGHATIPAIVRTMNDAETSEIALIENLQREDLNSVEEALAYKALIDGFSLTQENLAKRLGRSRAHITNTLRLLNLADSVRTRIIDGSLSMGQARPLVMISNTALQEQAAEYIMDHELSARAAEKLAKKLLENPHFLKESSAEKSVAKQPVSVFLSEAEDRLRIFFGTQVRIKNGKKKTIEIDFTDDSDLNRILESMLEKHDSSIADKKAALRSFSATGKFTV, from the coding sequence GTGCCCGTTAAAAAGAAGAAAGCTTTAGGCAAAGGACTGGGCGCTCTCGGCCTTGGCACCGGGACGACATCCGGCACTTCTGCCGCGCCGAAGAAACCGGAAAGCGCTGCCGCAAAATCGGCAGTGCGTCAGGAAAAGAGCGCACAGGCGGACAATGCCGTCGTCGTCGCGGGAGAAATCGTTCAGCAGCTTCCCGTCGAGAAGATCAGGGCAAATCGCTACCAGCCGCGCCGCGACTTTGATGAGCGCTCCATGGATGAGCTGAAGGAATCCATTGAGCAGCACGGCATCCTGCAGCCCGTCCTTGTTCGCATGCTCCCCGGCAAGACCGGCTATGAGATCATTGCCGGTGAGCGTCGGTTCCGCGCGGCAAAGCTCGCCGGACACGCGACGATCCCCGCCATCGTCCGCACGATGAATGACGCGGAGACGTCCGAAATCGCCCTCATTGAGAACCTGCAGCGCGAAGACCTCAATTCCGTCGAAGAAGCGCTCGCCTACAAGGCGCTGATCGACGGCTTCTCCCTGACGCAGGAAAATCTCGCCAAGCGGCTCGGACGCAGCCGCGCGCACATCACAAACACGCTGCGCCTGTTGAATCTTGCGGACAGTGTGCGGACACGCATCATCGACGGAAGTCTCTCCATGGGTCAGGCGCGGCCGCTTGTCATGATTTCGAATACGGCGCTGCAGGAGCAGGCGGCGGAGTACATCATGGATCACGAGCTGTCCGCCCGTGCCGCGGAGAAGCTCGCGAAGAAACTTCTTGAAAATCCGCATTTCCTGAAAGAATCAAGTGCCGAAAAATCGGTTGCCAAGCAGCCCGTCTCCGTATTTCTTTCCGAGGCGGAAGACCGTCTCCGCATATTTTTCGGCACGCAAGTCCGCATCAAAAACGGCAAGAAGAAGACCATCGAGATTGACTTCACGGATGACAGCGATCTCAACCGCATTCTGGAGAGCATGCTGGAGAAGCATGACTCCTCGATTGCGGATAAAAAGGCAGCTCTGCGCAGCTTCTCGGCGACGGGAAAATTCACGGTATGA
- a CDS encoding homocysteine S-methyltransferase family protein, with product MQVQIFDGGFGTMLQESGLEAGASPELMNIEHPEIVQRIHAAYIEAGSTIIETNTFGASRIKLEDYGLDARVEEINRAAVRIAKAAVQASGRDVKIAGSIGPIGRFVEPLGDLTFEEAYETFREQAAILADAGADILIFETNIDIQELRAGLLAAKDATDIPVVCQLTYSEDGRTVTGTDPYTAAVTLEAMGADVIGVNCSLGPAELIDVVKKLHEATYLPISVQPNAGMPCLVDGHTHFPMGAEEFSSYAKALVEAGASYIGGCCGTTPAHIKKIREALTGVEAPEPTAKDNRLRLTSRSRTVVIDKDLPTVLIGERINPTGRKVLAAEIRDGSFLSVKKEAVNQVKAGARVLDVNMGVAGIDQAEAMWKAVREVSQITDAPLVIDTSDRDTLEKGLRAYPGRALINSVSAETERIESFLPLAKKYGAAILCLPVTDEGIPKTIEEKIEAVRRIIGEAKKAGLADGDFLLDALVMTVSADAEAAIKVFDTLKRYRKEFGYPATMGLSNVSFGLPNRPLINSTFFAMCLAAGLDAPIMNPYDERMQEALIASAALIGKDPTGIAYSKNPKNLETVSKPAEAKPVAGDVIDAIRIAVIDGDVEGIVPLVEQAVRAGHESSEITERALTAAMEDIGVDFGAGRMFLPQVLLSAEAMKAAFDKIKELIPAAVNADKGTVVIATVKGDVHDLGKNIVSALLSNNGFKMIDLGKDVDSVDIVRAAIEHDADIVGLCALMTTTMIQIDKVIEELKAAGSHAKVMCGGAAVTKDYADAAGADAYVRDGVEAVNIAKGFMGE from the coding sequence ATGCAAGTACAAATTTTTGACGGCGGCTTCGGCACGATGCTGCAGGAGAGCGGCCTCGAAGCGGGCGCGTCGCCGGAGCTCATGAACATCGAGCATCCGGAGATCGTGCAGAGGATTCATGCCGCCTACATAGAAGCGGGCTCGACGATCATCGAGACGAATACGTTCGGCGCGTCGCGCATCAAGCTTGAGGACTACGGACTCGACGCGCGTGTGGAGGAGATCAACAGAGCCGCGGTGCGCATCGCGAAGGCGGCTGTGCAGGCGAGCGGCAGGGACGTCAAGATTGCCGGCTCCATCGGCCCGATCGGGCGCTTTGTCGAGCCGCTCGGCGACCTCACGTTCGAGGAGGCGTATGAGACATTCCGCGAGCAGGCGGCCATACTTGCCGACGCCGGCGCCGACATACTGATCTTTGAGACGAACATCGACATCCAGGAGCTGCGTGCCGGCCTCCTCGCCGCGAAGGACGCGACGGATATCCCTGTTGTCTGCCAGCTGACCTACAGCGAGGACGGACGCACGGTCACGGGCACGGATCCGTACACGGCGGCTGTCACACTTGAGGCGATGGGCGCGGACGTGATCGGGGTCAACTGCTCGCTCGGCCCCGCCGAGCTCATCGATGTCGTGAAGAAGCTCCACGAGGCGACGTATCTCCCCATCAGCGTCCAGCCGAATGCCGGCATGCCCTGCCTCGTGGACGGCCATACGCACTTCCCAATGGGCGCGGAGGAGTTCTCATCTTACGCGAAGGCGCTCGTCGAAGCGGGCGCTTCCTACATCGGCGGCTGCTGCGGAACGACGCCCGCGCACATCAAAAAGATCCGCGAGGCGCTCACAGGCGTCGAGGCGCCCGAGCCGACGGCGAAGGATAATCGCCTCCGCCTCACGTCCCGCTCGCGCACCGTCGTCATCGACAAAGACCTCCCCACCGTCCTCATCGGCGAGCGCATCAATCCGACGGGACGCAAGGTGCTTGCCGCCGAGATACGGGACGGCTCCTTCCTCTCCGTCAAGAAAGAGGCGGTCAATCAGGTCAAGGCGGGCGCGAGGGTGCTCGACGTCAATATGGGCGTCGCCGGCATCGATCAGGCGGAAGCCATGTGGAAGGCCGTCCGCGAGGTCTCCCAGATCACCGACGCCCCGCTCGTCATCGACACGAGCGACCGGGACACCCTGGAGAAAGGTCTCCGCGCCTATCCGGGGCGTGCGCTCATCAACTCCGTCAGCGCCGAGACGGAGCGCATCGAGAGCTTCCTGCCCCTCGCGAAGAAGTACGGCGCCGCCATCCTCTGCCTCCCCGTCACCGACGAGGGCATTCCGAAGACGATCGAAGAAAAGATCGAGGCTGTGCGCCGCATCATCGGCGAGGCGAAAAAGGCGGGACTGGCGGACGGAGACTTCCTCCTGGACGCGCTCGTCATGACCGTTTCCGCCGACGCCGAAGCGGCGATCAAGGTCTTTGATACGCTGAAGAGATACAGGAAGGAGTTCGGCTATCCGGCGACGATGGGGCTGTCGAATGTCTCCTTCGGACTCCCGAACCGGCCGCTCATCAACAGCACCTTCTTCGCCATGTGCCTGGCGGCGGGGCTTGACGCGCCGATCATGAATCCCTACGACGAACGGATGCAGGAGGCGCTCATCGCGTCCGCCGCACTCATCGGCAAGGACCCGACAGGCATCGCCTACAGCAAAAATCCAAAAAATCTCGAGACGGTCTCCAAGCCGGCGGAGGCGAAGCCGGTCGCCGGCGATGTCATCGACGCGATCCGGATTGCCGTCATCGACGGCGATGTCGAGGGCATCGTCCCGCTCGTCGAGCAGGCCGTCCGCGCGGGACACGAGTCGAGCGAGATTACGGAGCGCGCGCTGACCGCCGCCATGGAAGATATCGGCGTGGACTTCGGCGCGGGCCGCATGTTCCTCCCGCAAGTGCTCCTCTCCGCGGAGGCGATGAAAGCCGCCTTTGACAAGATCAAGGAGCTCATCCCCGCCGCCGTGAACGCGGACAAGGGCACCGTCGTCATCGCCACCGTCAAGGGCGATGTGCACGACCTCGGCAAGAACATCGTCTCCGCGCTGCTCTCCAACAACGGCTTCAAGATGATCGACCTCGGCAAGGACGTTGACAGCGTGGATATCGTGCGCGCCGCCATCGAGCACGATGCCGATATCGTCGGGCTCTGCGCGCTCATGACAACGACCATGATTCAGATCGACAAGGTCATCGAGGAGCTGAAGGCAGCCGGCTCGCACGCAAAGGTCATGTGCGGCGGTGCGGCCGTCACGAAGGATTACGCGGACGCGGCCGGAGCCGACGCCTATGTCCGCGACGGCG
- a CDS encoding M23 family metallopeptidase, which translates to MSEKNTSYTLKCIPDNGDTVHTLRLTAKAVRLLIAGGVTAVLLFVAAIGIGAHSFFQSSQEREELLTLRQTTSLQQEELGTLAKKTNAMQQELKDLSREEEKLRTFWGAEQQKEPESSETPVHDGQGGPGVKPTAAMLTTTLDDISNRAAVRRASLTNLYDYIAGLGNFTLTGNTADPSGWPSTGEVSSPYGLRWGGTDFHPGIDIADDYGTPIHATAAGVVTYAGWNGGYGNMVDIKHASGIVTRYAHAEALAVQSGQTVAKGQIIAYMGSTGFSTGPHLHYEVRINGEAVNPISYLR; encoded by the coding sequence TTGAGCGAAAAAAACACATCCTATACGCTGAAATGTATCCCTGACAACGGGGATACCGTACATACGCTGCGCCTGACGGCGAAGGCTGTCCGGCTGCTCATCGCCGGCGGCGTCACAGCCGTCCTTCTCTTCGTCGCCGCCATCGGCATCGGCGCGCACAGCTTCTTCCAGAGCAGCCAGGAGCGGGAAGAGCTCCTGACCCTGCGTCAGACGACGTCCCTCCAGCAGGAGGAGCTCGGCACCCTCGCGAAGAAGACGAACGCAATGCAGCAGGAGCTGAAGGATCTCTCCCGCGAGGAGGAAAAGCTTCGCACCTTCTGGGGCGCGGAGCAGCAAAAGGAGCCCGAGAGCTCGGAAACGCCCGTCCATGACGGGCAGGGAGGCCCCGGCGTCAAGCCGACCGCGGCGATGCTGACGACAACGCTCGACGACATTTCCAACCGCGCCGCTGTCCGCCGCGCAAGCCTCACAAATCTGTACGATTACATCGCCGGCCTCGGGAACTTCACCCTGACAGGCAATACGGCGGATCCCTCCGGCTGGCCGTCGACGGGTGAGGTCAGCTCCCCTTACGGTCTGCGCTGGGGCGGCACCGACTTTCATCCGGGCATCGACATTGCCGACGACTACGGCACGCCCATCCACGCCACGGCGGCCGGCGTCGTCACCTACGCCGGCTGGAACGGCGGCTACGGCAATATGGTCGACATCAAGCACGCTTCGGGTATCGTGACCCGCTATGCCCATGCGGAAGCGCTTGCCGTACAGAGCGGCCAGACGGTCGCCAAGGGGCAGATCATCGCCTACATGGGCAGCACCGGCTTCTCCACGGGGCCGCACCTGCACTATGAGGTGCGCATCAACGGAGAAGCCGTCAATCCGATCAGCTATTTGCGCTGA
- a CDS encoding DUF4446 family protein: MNLFDIINQHLPAIVLALLVLVFILLILIIVFSVKLSGTRKRYNRMMQGVEEENLEGMLLAHIATVEDLKNRTKELREEAERQDAILKRAITRVGVIRFRAFPDMGGDLSYAVALIDSHDNGVVLSSIFAREDSRSYVKPIESGKSNYALTEEEAEALKIALHS, translated from the coding sequence ATGAACCTGTTTGATATTATCAATCAACATCTCCCCGCGATCGTACTGGCGCTTCTCGTCCTCGTTTTCATCCTGCTCATCCTTATAATCGTATTTTCCGTCAAGCTCTCCGGTACGAGAAAACGTTACAACCGTATGATGCAGGGCGTCGAGGAAGAGAATCTCGAAGGGATGCTCCTTGCACACATCGCCACCGTTGAGGATCTCAAAAATCGTACGAAGGAGCTGCGCGAGGAGGCGGAGCGGCAGGACGCAATCCTGAAGCGTGCCATCACGCGCGTCGGCGTCATCCGCTTCCGCGCCTTTCCCGATATGGGAGGCGATCTCTCCTACGCGGTCGCACTCATCGACTCACATGACAACGGTGTCGTGCTTTCGAGCATCTTCGCCCGTGAGGATTCAAGAAGCTACGTGAAGCCGATTGAGAGCGGAAAGTCGAATTATGCCCTGACGGAGGAAGAAGCGGAAGCGCTGAAGATCGCACTGCACTCATAA
- a CDS encoding sulfite exporter TauE/SafE family protein, which produces MESYLMGLLQHAGPLCVIFSAAFLQAVTGFGIVIVSAPLLMFFYEPKMVVPIMLMIASCGNFTQGLMNFKKANLPLVGRLFLGAVISQPLGFFVFNHVESDVLKLYINAFLLFALAAMQITHRRIRECGRNSVITGMASGFTSITTGMSGPPFLIYLAYTDMAPAMFRATCFVFFCTSNLLSLSAYVIGGHDLTPAAREFIYLVPALALGIFVGNRLFKYMSAKLFKKIIFVILYLVCAYNIVSVWMK; this is translated from the coding sequence ATGGAATCGTATTTGATGGGGCTGCTGCAGCATGCAGGGCCTCTCTGCGTCATATTTTCGGCGGCGTTTTTGCAGGCGGTGACGGGGTTCGGCATCGTCATCGTGTCGGCGCCCCTTCTGATGTTCTTTTACGAGCCGAAGATGGTCGTGCCGATCATGCTCATGATCGCCAGCTGCGGCAACTTCACGCAGGGGCTGATGAATTTCAAAAAGGCGAATCTGCCGCTCGTCGGCCGGCTTTTTCTCGGCGCGGTGATCAGTCAGCCGCTGGGCTTCTTCGTCTTCAACCACGTCGAGAGCGATGTGCTGAAGCTCTACATCAACGCGTTTCTGCTCTTTGCATTGGCGGCGATGCAGATCACGCATCGGCGCATCCGCGAATGCGGACGGAACTCCGTCATCACGGGCATGGCGTCCGGGTTCACATCGATTACGACGGGGATGTCGGGGCCGCCGTTTCTCATCTATCTCGCCTATACGGATATGGCGCCGGCGATGTTCCGCGCGACGTGCTTTGTCTTCTTCTGCACGTCCAATCTCCTGTCGCTCTCGGCGTACGTGATCGGCGGACATGACCTGACGCCTGCCGCGCGTGAGTTCATCTATCTCGTACCGGCGCTGGCGCTCGGCATATTCGTCGGCAATCGGCTCTTCAAGTACATGTCGGCAAAGCTGTTCAAGAAGATCATCTTTGTCATTCTGTATCTCGTCTGCGCCTACAACATCGTGAGCGTGTGGATGAAGTAG